The following nucleotide sequence is from Vitis vinifera cultivar Pinot Noir 40024 chromosome 14, ASM3070453v1.
TTTCactatattttctttctcacaAGTGCTTCTTTCTGCTAAAGATCCTTTTGGCTCTTTGTTGGATTTGGAAAGAATGAAGGGGACGAAAGTgggaaaaagatgaaaattacTCAAAAAAGAATTATTCTATCTTGGTCACATTTAGCATTTTCTTCCCCTTTCCCTTCCTTTATCCTAATCTGTTTTTAATAAGCACaccaaaaatattatagaaagaGAATAGGTGGTACAAAAGGGAAAGGGCAGAGCTTGCTGAAGTACACGGAAGTATAGAAAGTGAACCAAGTGAAAAGACCAAAGAAAAGAGGGCAATTTAAGGAAAAACAACACCTACCCACAACTACTTAGTTtctaaccaatcaacaaaattgaTCAAAGACAAGAGTATTCACTTCTATATGATGCCCAACATAATCCAAATAGTACTGTATAAAACACCTTCCCTTATCCTTTTCTGCAATCCATATGAAACcttaaatcattatttttctgAATCTTTTGGCACTGCCTTTTCCCTTGATACCATCTTATTGtttgaaaaaactttgaaagcataattTGCAGATCTTTTTTTCAAGCCTACACAGGGTGCAATTCATTGGAACAAAGGGGAAGAATAGTCTGTTCTATTATCGAGAATGCTTATCCTGTTGTATGGTTAATAATCACCTTTTTAATCTTTTGATCAGAGAACTGAGTTACTCACATTACTTGGGTTTTGTCATTAGAAATACTGACATGGTGTCCAGCAGtgctattaaataaaaaatctgaaaACTGTGAACTCTATTAATTATTCTCTCAAAAGGcaagtcatatatatatatattataataggCACCGAGAAATAGGGATAGAATgtagtacaaaactttagtaGTTGTTTTAGAGATATATATTAACAGGCTCCAAGCAAAATGGGGTGTAACCCTAGGACATAACATTATTAATTGTTGAAAACTTTTCCTGAATTTGCAAAACTGGAAAAACTGATTGGTACCATCTGAAATTTAGGTTTTCCAATAGGTAGAAATTGAagtcttaaatttaatttagaaattagcCCACATGGTTATGATGACATTCTTGTTCTTTTGGTGTATTAGTGTATTACCTCAATATATACCATTTCACTCTATAGATAAAGCtcttaaaatatgataagtGAAATAGCTAAAAAGAAACAATATTAAAAACCATGTAAATGGAAAGCAGCCAAAGTTGAAAGATTCAAGACTGTTCAGTCATATATAATCTCCATAGTAGGGTTGAtcaaatgtaattttttatttcaggATTAGTATTTACTCCCACAGCAATTGTATTTGAGTTTTAGGACACATGCTACATCATGCAAGGTTGATAAAATCTATCTTTTCTGCGTTATCAGAGTGCTGTATGCTAAGTTTCATTTGccatctttaaatttaaaacatctATCTTCTTCTCCAAGTTATCTGATAAAAGCCTTAGGCAATTTCAAGCTATCTGATAAAACCATAGACAATTTCCATTGCTATCTTAAAATTCAATAGAGGTTGTAAAACATTAAATCAAATCTGGGTCAAAgaaactatttaaattttgaatatgtAGTCAAACTTTTGTCAATGtatgttttcttaattattttatgaaatatgcaTTTTTATGTGATGCATATGGTGAATTTTTGCTCCACCTATTGGTTGTCCAATTAAGTTTTAGATAATACATTCAACAGAACAAGGTAGGCTGTCGATTGCATAAGCAAAATGAAGCAGGTTATTGAGGTGATTATCGGttggtttttttccctttttatggTGGTGGTTGTTGCTGTTGcataatatataaaacattGACTGATATAATGTCTTGACTGATGGAATTTTAACTAAAACTGCAGGCCTCTAAGGAATGGTGGAAATTGTCTGGAGTGCGAAATGCTTACACAGGATAAAATTACTTTAAGCTTTTTAGGTTCTTCTTTGACATGTAAACTATCGGGAAACAAGCAGATTGGTGGATGTTAAAATTTCTGAGTTGCATTGAGCTCTTCTATGTTGGAGACATACCTGTTGGTTTGTTATTCATTTTGATAGTACTCGAGGTTGAATGAATTCACGAGGCCACTGTAACCAGTTGGTTATTTTGCTAaacattaattttctttattttttgtttattttttcatctaTTATGAAGACGTGAATGAGTTTAGACTTGCAAACAAATCAGGTCTCAGTATATCCTACTCTTGGCGTGAGCTTCAGTGGGAAATAGTTGGCTTAGAATCCACATCATCAACGCATGCTGTAGATGAGGCCTGCAACTTTTGCCAGGCATAAAAATTTTCAGTCATAACAAACTGGAAACGCCAAAATCATGCTAAACTGAACTGGGCTAGCTAGGTCCTATTAGCAAACCGTCCACTTAATGGAGTTTAGGATGGAATACTTCCCTATGAATTTGATAATCCGTATGAACCTTCTTCATATGAGCCTATCCTGAATACGGAGAGGGGAATAAATGTGACTTGGCCTGGAAAGGGGTTGGGGAGGTTCGTGAGGGAGTAAACCCATGCCATTGGACCCCTGATGAGTTTGCCGAAATTGACCCTCAGGTCCAAACTGTTACCCTGCTGTATTACTGGGGTCATTGGGTtaccaaaaatttgaaaaacggGGCGGTCAAATTCCTATATCCCCTCTAAGGGGGAGGGGGGTAAGAAAGTTTGAGAGGATGGAGCGTAGTGGTTTTGGAAGGAGAAGGGCTTTGGAAGGTAGGTGAATCACAGCCTCTCCGTGGGATATATGACCTCAACCAGGTCTGGACCGAGTTGCAATCCTAGagaccatttttaaaaaaggggTAGGAATGGATAACTAACCTACGGATATGGAAGGACGCATCTTCAGATTAGCTTAAAAAAAGGATGCGTCTTAGgattagctttaaaagaagaaagaGCCATGCTTCTCTTCGACATGAAAAAGCCTTCCAGTCTGGGGTCTTGAGTGAAAAGGACAACACCTAATCCCAATCTAAAAATACAAGAATCTTGTACAGAGCATAAGGGATGAAAGAGTACCACAAACTCTACTTTTGTGTCTCGTAAACCTCAAGAAAAAACTGGTTGCAATCGCCTGCCTTACGTGCAGAGAAAACTGCTCTCTCAAAAACCCCCCAGTTTAAAGCCCCAATTTTTATTTCAGACATGCATTAGGACATATTGATTCCCATAAACTCAAGCCAAATATTGAAAGGCCTTCAGTAGGCAATTTTTACAGTAGTAAAGCTCAAAATTCACATTaagatttttgaaaagataatgcacaaaaaatataaaaggaaaacttGCACAGCAAACCTGGCTTCAACATCACTTGCACTTTTAATGAAGATTCCCACGATAAAAGGAATCAACAAATTGGATTTCCATCAGTAGCTTCATTTGCTGATGCCAGTACAAGCTGGGGTTGAGGGACAATGCCTTCTTTTCTGGCTTTCTTGCGTTCACGCTGCATTCTGAAGTATTCTCTCTTCTTTGCTCTGCAACTGTTGGGGTTTTCAGGCTGTAAAACACATGGGTAAACGCTTATCTGCCAATCAGATAGAGATAACCATCAGTGTCAACCCTGTTTTTAACCGACGCACAAACTTTTGAAGATTCTGGACTTAAAAATTGACCTTTTTCCTATCAGGCCCAAACTTCTCAAATTTGACTAATCCATCAATCAAGGAAAAGATGGTGTGGTCCTTGCCCAGCCCCACATTCTTCCCTGGGTGGAACTGAAACGCCATGACAAATACATTCAGAGATAGCTAGAAGATATAACATGTACTCATGAGAAACATCAATTATTAGTCCAGTACCAGTGGCCACAATAAAGGAATTTAAGACTCATTATATTATGATATCGTAAACTATTGTGCAGGTAAGACAGAAAAGCAATTCAGGCATTGTAGCTAGCAAGCAGACAAACACAAGAATTTCTGACAGTAATGCTTCAAACCTTCACAGATACAGGAGATGATGCTCTTCCCATGCACCTGAGGGAACTGATAGGGTAGAAAGAGATAATAAAGTTTAACTAGGGTCAACACACTAATATGCTACACATGCACAAAACTACTGGAAAGGGTTGGGATTTGAATTAATGTACCTCCCTGTTTTCAAGCACCTGGATCAACTTAGATACAAATGCAAGGTATCAAATAAACCAACCCAGGTCGCCATGGAAATGATGGGGAACAGGCTGAATGGTTTTAGCTTTTGAAAAGATGAGCTTGTTGCACAGTATGTGATGGTTCTGGTGTGTGGATTTTGAACAATCTTAGTCATGAGCaaaataaaggggaaaaaaatgagtATGTTCATAATTGCATAGAAAGGCATAAAACAAATGAATGAAGGCCTCATTCTAATGATGTAGTACCCCATAACCAACCCCCCCATTTGAGTGGGTGGATAAAGAGCTAAACACTTCCATGCACACAGACACCCCTTACAGAATGTGTTTAATATGTAGGTGTCCCTAGCAAGAACACTTGAAATCAAGCTAAAAGCCAATCACTAGGGCCCACATGGCATGGCAAAGTTTACACGACTTTATGGAGGAACTTGTGTTCACCCACATGTTCTTGACTACAAATGATAGTCTTGAAACATACATTCAAGCCTGGGCCATGGCTCCACTAGGACCTATATGATCACCCAATTTACAGATTGCATATAGAAATACATATGCTCAATCTCTCAAGTATATAATCTGAACAATTTGcagtatatataaaaaaaaataaaaataaactttatttaaatagagaaaaaaaaatcaacactaTTTCCCCACATATCAAGtctaaataaaatggaaaaaaaataagaatattaagttGTAGTTAGTTAGGAGGTAATGGTGATCATGATCTAAATTGTTTAAGATGCAAATCAACCAAAATAAGCAAGACATCATTATACAAGTTGTGCATAGACACACAAGTGAATAATGAAAGCTCAACACATCAAATGAACATCAACATTTCTAATATGCAAGAGCAATATAGGCTTAGGGAACAAGAAATCCTCAATCCTCCTCCTAATGGATCACAACCTTGTTTCTTGTTTCTACTCGTACTACAAGTTCATTGACAACATATTGGTGTTCCATATTGTGAATCACATGTTTGATGACTACATTTGCAACGATGTTATTCATTTCCATTCTTCTTTTAAATAAGCATCACCATACTTAAACCCATTCCTTTGCAAGTCTCAGTCCATGAAGTTGGCTTGAAAAACTGAGTTAGCCAAACTTCAATCTCTCTCCTAAAGCTCTAGTTTCAGTTTTGGATTTGCCCATTTTCATTTTAGAcaaatcttcctttttttttttcctaataacATTATTTTCCTACAGTCTGTTTGTCCACAGGTTTCCTTGGAGCGATCAACTTCATTTACTTTTGAATACCAGTCTTCATCATGTGATCTCAAAGCATGGCCCCCACTCTTCTTTAACATCTCTAACTAATATGTTACAATGCATTGTTCAAGATATTTGAAACTCAATAAAACATTAATTCCACTCCATTAGAATAAAAACCCTGACAAGTAGATCAGTTGCAAATGTGCATCATGTTAAAAAATAGAACGAATAATTTGCATAAATCTGCCTACAAACATCActgtaaaatataaattatttagaatatttgaCTTTATCATAAAGCAACCACCATAATCtccacaaaaacaaaactagatttcaaattttacaAGTTGTCTTACATTTGCAAATAACAACAATCTTCCATTCCATAATCAGTAATTAGCAAAACAGAAAAATTCACTACTCAAAACTGTTAAACTTCTGTTTGGTAGAAGGGAAGAATGatttaaagaaaggaaaagaaattttaagtTTGCAGATTTCTTTTATATCTCCCCAAAAAACGAAGAACTCACTTTATCTAAGCCAAATTATATTAGACATGTTGATGGAGGGAACATAAAAGTTTGTAAGCATCTAGTCAATTAGTAGAACAATGAGAGCCATTCACAAACATTCACAAAGACAGAGACCTTCTCAATTCACAAGATAATTTCacttaaaagtttaaaacaTCACAGAAAACACACCACTGGTATTGAATGTTATGTAGCCTATATAGTTCAGAACGACTTAAAACATTTATAAGATAGTTGTTGCCTACTAGCTAATGGTTTATTTTGCTCTTTGTTTCGAATGATCTTATACTCGTCGAGCTTCCTTTCCAATTGCCATACGATGAATCAAAGCTTGTTTTTCTGATTTCTCTCACAATCAATTAATCTTGTTTTCCAATTCTTCTCTCTTCTACTATTGACACAGTAATTAAGACAAGCCTGCATAGATAAACTGGATTCCTAACAATCAATGTGGATCCAATTATGAGACTAATCTAGGATAACTGTATACTTGAAAaacttgaaggaaaaaaaaagaaaagaaaagaatatcaGTCTCTGGAAATGAAATTTACATGCTAGTCAGTAAGAAACTGACCAAAACAAAGCAAAACCTAGAAAATGGAAACAAAGATTACCTTCTGAAAACGAATTGAACCTCTAATTTGAGTAGTCATGATTCATTCACAATAATTCATACCTTGGTACCTCGCTGCCGGACGATGATTGCGCCGGGCTTCGCGACCTGATCGCCGTAAATCTTGACGCCAAGCCTTTGCCCTCTGGAATCCCGACCGTTCTTTGTACTTCCAGCTCCTTTCTTGTGCGCAGACTCAATCGTGAGTGGCAACGATTTGAGTGGAAATGAAACACATAACTTGGAACTACCAGTAATGGAACCCAAATCTCCTCTCAAGAAGGAAGAGGTAGAGCTTAGAGAGAGTCCTTTGAAAGCTCCTACAAGGTTCAAACTCGCCATTGTTATTCTTCTGCAAAATTAACTGCTGGAAGATGGAGGGAGAGAGGCCTTGAAAAAAAACCTTATCTTCAAAACAACTCTCCTCCCCCTTTGTGAATTGCGAGAAAATTTTGTTGGGCTTGGGCTTGGCCTTCACCTGaatttgggtttgggttttCGAGTGTGACTCGTAATATCAGTAAACAGAGTTTTGGGCCAAAATTTCacctttccaaaataatttttggattatttgattaaaaatgacgAAATAATTGCAAATTTACAAATATAACCCTCCACATATTTTAgctaataaattaataacctatTTTTGGCAAAAATacctcttatttttttaaaaaagaaaataagaatttaaacCATATTTGAGGTATTTTGTTAAAGGAACAACATGACATCTACGACATCATAAAAAAAAGCTAGAAGCAACAAATGTTTGAAAGAGTGTCTAGATCTGCTATTTTTGGCCACAGTCAAGAAACCAAcgaataaatattcaaaatatatattttatacacGTATATATATGGTATATAGGTCAAGAGGATATAAAGGACAATTCTCTATCCCGTGGCGGCGAGTTGTCACGCGCAAAATATGTGGCTGAGACGTTAGCCGAAATGGTCCAGGTACTTTGAACTTCATCTCTTTTATTAAAGAAACAACTTCCAAATTGGTGTAGACAGACGAGATTTTGAGGCCGATAATGACCATTCTCTTATAGTCATGTTTCAAGCCGCCTCGATTATTGTGCAATAATGTCTCATTTTGGAATTTGGAGGCTCGACTCCTACTGCCGGTGCGGAATGTTAAAGGACGGATCTTCGATGAATCAACTTATCCTtcgaagtgaaaaaaaaaaaaattacttaaaaattgtgtttgatagtaataattttaaattaattaacacTAAATATTATCTAACATTTGTTGAAATTCCCGggtttatgtttgtttttttacttgattctaaatataattttaatatttaacagttttaaatattaaattgtttgttattataatattttatttttatcaaacattaaaaaataaaaaataaaatcaacataatattttttttgttgagcaaaaaatttataataagtcataaaaaggtaaaaaaaaaaaaaatgatttaaagtctaaaaataaaatgctttcaacaaaatgttaaaaaaaaataaacatccttTAATAAACAAGATTTGCTAAAAACTtagaaaaacacatttaataaattttaaagtttttaattttttattatatctttattcttttacaagatcaaaatttttactattaaattttttttatattaaaatttacctcaaaattgttattattaattattaacataatataattaaaattctaaaaagtttaattttgttcattTGTGGATActatattaattcaaattatgctttaattgattttggttgaaatttaattttttttataaataaaatattttctcttaaattttttaatataataaaaataaattatatttacttgatttataaaatcatatttttgttagataattattaaaaaaaattacttattttgAACTAGTTATGTATAtaagatttctttctttctttttggaaaattgagataagatataaacaaatgaaaatatttgaaaaaatactattgatttttcatttttttaatctaaaatattaaaatgcattttatttcatataagagaataattaatatttttaatacaatacctaaaatacccttattttaaatattttttaaaatttcaaaataattgggATTAGTGTtctatacataaaaaaaaattatatgtttttatatCAAGGATATGTTTGGTCCTGCCAGTAGCCCAATCTCAGGTCCAACTTGGTGAAGTATGAAGCTTTTGACAGTCTATCAAATAGCTCGACAGCCAAGTTGGACCTGAGATCGGGCTACTAGCAGGTGCGAATTGCAGCAGGAGATGAGGGGAAGACCACTTGTGTAACTCGGTATGGATCATACGAGTTTCTGGTAATGCCCTTTGGACTGACTAATGTCCCTACTTttatgaggaaaagaaaagtgaaaagaaagaaaaactaaaagaaaatataaaatagatttaaacccaataaattatttttatatgcttcttcaaatttatttgacttatttcccactattatataaagattaaataatttaaaaatatataaaatctttacaaattttaattatatatatatatatatatatatattgtatttttttaccataaaaccaaatatgagaaaactatttttcttaacatttttttatttccttaatacttttcatgaacaaaacataacctaaattaattgtctcattaatttatcatatttactATATTCCCTCGTTCTTTAAGAGATCTCATCAATACAAATAatgaagtataaaaaaaaattaatttctcaatattatcattaatataaatgtgaaaaaataagaattcattgtttaatttaattcagtCATAATCAcgttttatatcttatgatctcattattctcattgcgctttcgtacaaatacccatttgtacccaacatgctttacatcttcaggtgtttgggttataggtcca
It contains:
- the LOC100260093 gene encoding large ribosomal subunit protein bL27c; protein product: MASLNLVGAFKGLSLSSTSSFLRGDLGSITGSSKLCVSFPLKSLPLTIESAHKKGAGSTKNGRDSRGQRLGVKIYGDQVAKPGAIIVRQRGTKFHPGKNVGLGKDHTIFSLIDGLVKFEKFGPDRKKISVYPCVLQPENPNSCRAKKREYFRMQRERKKARKEGIVPQPQLVLASANEATDGNPIC